A window of Stutzerimonas stutzeri genomic DNA:
CCAATCAGCAGCATCCGTTGGAATTTCTCGCCGCACAGCAGCTCGATGATCTGCAGCGCCCCGGCAAGAAGCTCGACCTGGAAACACTGACCGTCTGGCTGGCTGAGCGGGCCGGCCAGCCGTATCTGCGCATCGATCCGTTGAAGATCGACGTGGCCGCGATCACCCCGCTGATGTCCTACGCCTTCGCCCAGCGCCACAGCATCCTCGCCGTGGCGGTGGACAGCAGCGCCGTCACCATCGCCAGCGGCCAACCCTTCGTGCACGGCTGGGAAGCCAACCTGACGCATGTGCTGAAGCGCCCGATCAAGCGCGTGGTGGCCAACCCGGCGGACATCCAACGCTTTACCGTCGAGTTCTATCGCCTAGCCAAGTCGGTCAGTGGCGCCAGCGGCACCGACCAGAAGATCAGCGGCGTCGGCAACTTCGAGCAACTGCTCAACCTCGGCGCCAGCGATCAGGAGCCGGACGCCAACGACTCGCACATCGTCAACATCGTCGACTGGCTGTTCCAGTACGCCTTCCAGCAGCGCGCCAGCGATATCCACATCGAACCCCGGCGCGAGCAGGGCACTGTGCGTTTTCGCATCGATGGCGTGCTGCACAACGTCTATCAGTTCCCGCCGCAGGTAACGATGGCGGTGGTCAGCCGACTAAAGTCCCTCGGCCGGATGAACGTCGCCGAGAAGCGCAAACCGCAGGATGGCCGCGTCAAGACCAAGACGCCGGATGGCGGGGAAGTCGAGCTGCGCCTGTCGACGCTGCCCACCGCGTTCGGCGAGAAGATGGTGATGCGCATCTTCGACCCCGAGGTGCTGCTCAAAGGCTTCGACCAGCTGGGCTTCTCCGCCGACGACCTGCGTCGCTGGCAGAGCATGACCAGCCAACCCAACGGCATCATCCTGGTCACCGGGCCGACCGGTTCGGGCAAGACCACCACGCTTTACACCACACTCAAGCAGCTGGCGACGCCGGAAGTGAACGTCTGCACCATCGAGGACCCGATCGAGATGATCGAGGGCGCCTTTAACCAGATGCAGGTGCAACACAATATCGAGCTGACCTTCGCCAGCGGCGTGCGCGCACTGATGCGCCAGGACCCGGACATCATCATGATCGGCGAGATCCGCGATCTGGAAACCGCCGAGATGGCCATCCAGGCGGCGCTGACCGGTCACCTTGTGCTCTCCACCCTGCACACCAACGACGCCCCCAGCGCCATCACCCGCCTGCTGGAGCTCGGCGTACCGCATTACCTGCTCAAGGCGACGCTGCTGGGTGTCATGGCCCAGCGCCTGGTGCGCACGCTGTGTCCGCACTGCAAGGCGCCAATGCAACTGGATGCCGATGACTGGACGGCGCTGACCCGGCCCTGGAACGCCCCGCTACCGACCACCGCGCAGCAGGCGGTGGGCTGCCTGGAGTGTCGCGACACCGGTTTCCGCGGTCGGGCCGGGGTTTACGAGATCATGCTGCTCAACGATGCGATCAAGCCCTTGATCACCGCCGACACCGACATCGTCGCCCTGCGCCGCCAGGCCTTCAAGGACGGCATGCGCAGCCTGCGCCTGTCCGGCGCGCAAAAGATTGCCGCTGGCCTGACCACCGTGGAAGAAGTCCTGCGGGTCACGCCGCAGAGCGAGCAGAAATAGTCGGAGGCTCGACGCGTTTGTACGAGGGATGTCGATTTTTACACCCACCACAACTCCGTCCGGTGGATCGATGAAGCGTGATCCACCCTATGCCAGCTCGCGCCGCGCCAGCCCCGCATTTGCGCGGATAACGCCGGCCCTGGCGACGGGCTGAGCGCTGAATCAGCCGCCCGAGCGTGCCGCGAGAATGGTCGCCACTTGATTGGGCTTGCAGTTGAGGTAGGCAGAAGACTGCAGCCATTGCTGATCGGGATACCAGGAGAACATGAACTGGCCGCCCTTGAGGCTATCGACCACCATACGCGCCACCTCCGGCCGGACCGCCGGGCAGCCCTGGCTGCGACCGATCCGGCCCTGTGTGGCGATCCAGGATGGATTCACATAGTCAGCCGGATGGATGACGATGGCCCGCTCGCGGGCGCGGTCATTGATACCTGGCTCCAAGCCATCCATGCGCAGCGAATAGCCGTGCTTGCCGCTGTAGCTTTCGGCAGTACGGAACAGGCCGATGCTGGACTGATGACTGCCGACCATATTGGAGAACTGGGTGGCGTGGTTGTCGCCGGACTTCTGGCCATGGGCGACCAGATCCTCAAGCAGCAATTGCTCCTGTTCCAGATCGAATATCCACAGCCGGCGCTCGCTGGAGGGCAGCGAGAAGTCGATCACCGCAAGGCGCTGCGCCGCACCAGCGCCGTTATTCACTGCGCACTGCATGGCGGCGACCGCGTGGGTCAGCACCTGACGATCAAGCTTCGGCGCCAGCCGGGCCAGGCTGTCGACCATGGGTTGATACGTTGCGTTGGCCGCCAGCGCAGGCGAGGCGAGGACGAAAAAACCTACCGCCAGGCAGGCACCTCGAAGCATGGACATCATGAGCAAGCAACCTCGTCGGGCTCGGTCTGAAGACGTTTTGCCTTGGCCGGCACCTTATACTCGCCGCCGATCACCGCAGCGACGCAACTGAACCGAGCGGGGCGAATGCACGCCAAATGCTCGGCAGGATGTGTTTTTATGGCCCCCGAAAGCATCTCGAGAGATGCCAGAACGGCGGCCTACAGGCGCGCAGTCTAGCAGTCACAGCAATGCTCTGGAGCGAAACGTTGTTCAAAAAATGTGCATTCCGTCTTGCCGTCTGGCTCTGCCTGGTGCCCGCCTCAGCACTGGCTGAACTGCCGATTGCGCAACCCACGCCGCTCGAAACAGTGCTTAGCGCGCTGCCGCAGAGTTGCCCGACGATGCCTGACCGCCTGGCCCCGGATGCCCTGCAACGGCTTGCGGCCTTCTACCGGGCTGTTCATCACCAGCCGGTGTGGAACGCTTACGCCATGCTGGACAGCCTCTTACAGCAGTTGGCTCAACTGGCCGATGATGGCCTGGACCCCGCGCACTATCAGCCAGAGCGCATCCGCGAGCAGCTTTACCAAACCTCGACCACTGCGCTGCAGCGTGAATGCAGCGACATCCTTGCCAGTTACGCCTATCTCGAAGCGCTGCACCATCTTTCGCACGGTCGGCTGCGGCAGGCGGACGTCGAACCCATATGGCGCAGCCCGGCCACACCGGAACCTGATGATGCCCAGCGGCTGCTGCAGATAGCTGTGCAAGGCCTTACAGACTTGCCTGCTGCGTTCGATCATGCACGGCCGGCTCATGCGCTCTATCGCGACCTGCGTGCCGCTTATGCCGCGTTGCGCGTGGCCCCTGCACCTGCGTGGCGGCCTCTTCCAGCCGGCCCGACGCTGCGACCTGGGATGAGCGATGCGCGGGTCCCGCTGCTGCGTGAATTGCTGCTTGCCGGTACCGGCAGCACCCCGCTGATGGACCTGCGCTACGGCGACGAGCTGGTCGAGGCGGTAAAAGGCTTCCAACATCAGCACGGTCTCGACGACGACGGCATCATCGGTAGCGGAACCTTGGCCGCGCTCAATGTCAGCCCAGCTGAACGCCTCGACCAGTTGCGCATCAATCTTGAGCGCCTGCGCTGGGTCAGCCGCGATCTTGAGCCGCAATCGCTGCTGGTGGATATCGCCGGTGCGCGACTGATCTATTTTCGCGACAGTTGCCCGTTCTGGCAGACACGCACCCAAGTTGGCCGCGAGGCCCGCCAGACTCCCCCGCTTAAGTCGCAGATCACTCGCCTGACACTCAATCCCACATGGACCGTGCCACCCACCATCCTGCAGCAGGACAAGCTACCGCTGATTCGCCAGGATCGCGGCTATCTGGAACGCCACCAAATGCGCGTGCTCGATGCCCAGGGCAACAGCCTGGATCCCTACGCCGTGGACTGGAACAATCCGCGCGGCATCATGCTGCGACAGGATGCCGGCCCGACCAACCCGCTCGGGCAGGTGGCGATTCGCTTCGCCAACCCGTTCTCGGTGTACCTGCACGACACGCCGAGCAAGCCACTGTTCGGCCGCGCCGCACGTGCAGTCAGCTCCGGCTGCGTACGTGTCGAGGGCGCGCTGCAACTGGCGGACCTGCTAGTGGGCGAAGCAGAGCGCGACACCGTCGCCAAGCTCTTGCAGACGGGTGAAACTCATGAGTACCGCCTGGCCCATCACACGCCGATCCTGATGGCCTACTGGACGGCCGATACCGATGACACCGGCGCGCCACGCTACCGTCCGGACATTTACCGACGTGACGCCGCACTGCTCGAGGCGCTCAATGCGGCGCACTAGACCGGGCGCCGAGCCTTGCGCGGCCCACTCCACAACCCCCCGTTCGTCGGGAGTTTCGTCGCCTGGCGCCTGAACCTCACGGCCTCAGCGTAGTCTTTTGCTCACCACTCGACATTGGCCTTGGGCGCCTGAGTGGTTAACTAATAAAACCGTCTGAATTACTCAGTGCCATGGATAGCCGAGCAGGACATTTTGAACGCCGAAAACAGCGCTCCCACAGCGACTTGGAATGAAGCTGAACGGCTGATCGCATTGGCTCGCTTCACCGCGCTCGACACCCCGCGCGACGCGGATCTCGACGAGCTTGCCAGCATGGCCGCAGACCTCTGCGCCTGCCCGGCGGCCGCGGTTCACTTCATCGATGACCGATACCAGCACTGCACAGCTGCATTAGCGCTGGACAGCCAGCCCGTTGCGCTCGATCGCTCGCTTTGCGCTTGGGCAATCCGCCAGGCCGGGCCGGTGGTCGTCCAGCTCGCCGATCGCCTCGCTGCTCCGTTGGAGATGCCGCGACTTGCCGACGGCCGACCCGCCAGCTTCTACGCCGCCGCCATATTGCGCACCGACGATGGATTGCCGTTGGGCACCCTGTGCGTCTGCGACCATCAGCCTCGCGAGCTGACGCCGCGCCAGTACGAGCATCTACAGGCGATGGCGCGGCAGGTAATGGCACTACTGGAGTTGCAGCGGTTGCGTGCCGAAGAGGAGCGCAGCCGCCAGATCATCGACAGCGCCAAGGATTACGCCATTCTTGCCACTGACCTGCAGGGCCAAATAACCAGCTGGAACAGCGGTGCGCAACAGGTCCTCGGGTGGTCCGCCGCAGAGGCGCTGGGCCAGCAAATAGACTGCATCTTCACCGACGAGGATCGCGCGCAACAGGCGCCAGCGCAGGAAATGCGCACGGCGCTCAGAGATGGCAGTGCAATCGACGAGCGCTGGCACCAACGCAAGGATGGCACACAGTTCTGGGCCAGCGGGGTTCTCACACCACTGGACCATCATGGCCAGACGCAAGGCTTCGTCAAGATTCTGCGCGACTTGACCGAATCACGTCTGCAGCAGGCAGCCACCCGTGAAATGGAAGAGCACTATCGCACGCTGGTCGACCTCAGCCCGCAGGTGATCTGGCAGTGCGATGCCCATGGCAACCTGAGGTTTTGCAACAGTTACTGGTGCGAATTCACCGGTCTAGACGAACAGCATTCGCAGGGCGAAGGCTGGCTGGCAGCGGTCGCCACGAGCGATCGTCCGCGCATTGCCGAACAGTGGCAGGCCGCACTGCAGAAGAAACTGCCGTTCAAGCTCGAATTGCCATTGCGCGATGTCGATGGCAGTCCGCGCTGGTTTCAGGCCAGCAGCGCTCCGCTCTACGACGCCGACGGCCAACTACTACGCTGGGTCTGCGTAGCGCAGGATATCGATAGCCGTCGTCGCTCGGAGATGCAGCGGCTGGAAAGCGAAGCATTCACGCGTTTGCTACTGGACTCGGCCAACGAGGGTTTCTACTCCATCGACCGCAACGGTGCGGTCACCCTGTGCAACGACGCGTTCCTCAACCTGCTCGGCTTCAATAGCCGCGAGGAAGTGCTAGGCCGCCAATTGCACCAGGTGATTCACCATAGCCACCCGGACGGTACGCCATACCCGGCACAGGAATGTCCGATCCAGCACACGGCCATTACCGGTGAACCACGGCATGTCGAGCATGAGCTGTTCTTCCGCGTCGACGGCAGCAGCCTGCCTGTCGAATACCGTGTAGCGCCGATCTACCGAGACGGCGAACTGCATGGCGCCATCTGCACATTCAGCGACATCAGCGAGCGTACCCAGCACCAGGCGCTGCAGGCCTTCCTGCTGGAGCTGAGCGACTGCCTGCAGACCGATACCGATCAGGTCGACGTCTGCTGCGTGCTCGACGAGCGCCTGGCGCGGCTGACCCACTGCGACTGTATCGCCTGGGCAACCGTGGAAGACGGTGCGCTGGTTGTGCAACAGGAGTGGCTGGCGCCGGGTGCGCCAAGTCGCGGCGGTCGTCATGACCTGCCTGGGGGCGGCGCGGGTCTCGTCGAACGCCTGGCGCAGGAGAACGTAGTCCCGCTCGATGCGTACAGCCCGCAAAGCGACTCGCTGTGCCGAAGCCTGGCAAGCGCCACGCTGCTAATGACCGAACTGCCGGGCGTCGAGTCCGGCGCACAATCAGCCGCGCTCCTGTACGTTCGTAGCGAAATGCTGCCCTGGAGCGTGGACGACCTCGGCCTCGTCCGCGAAGTACTGGAACGCATCCGCGGCGCGGCCCAGCGCACGCAGGCGAACAAGGCGCTGCGCGAAGCTGAACAGCGCATCAGCCTGGCCAACGAGATCGCCTCGATCGGCGTCTGGGAATATCGCGACAGCCACCACACATTGCACTGGGATACCCAGCTCAAGGCCATGGCCGGGATACCGCCAGACCAGCCCGGCCTGGGCGTGCATGAAATCCTCGCGCGAGTGCATCCCGATGACCGCAGCGGATTGATCAGAGCGCTGGGAGACACGCTGGCTGGCAATGGTGATGGAGAGTTCCAGCTCGACTACCGGATTTTCGATACCCGCATCAGCGAGTTCGTCTGGCTGGCCAATCGTGGCCGCCGACTACTCGACCCCAGCGGTGAGGTGCGCATTCTAGGCACCGCACGCAACATCACCGCCGAACGCAATGCGGCCGAGCGCATGCTGCGCATGAACGAGATGCTCGAAGAGCAGATCAAGGACCGCCAGCAGGCCGAACAGCGGCAAACGGCACTGATCGAGCTGGGTGACCTGTTGCGCGAGCAGCACGACAGCCAGACCATCGCCCATGCGGCGGTGAGCGTGATCGGTCGTACGATTGGTATTTCACGCGTGCTGTTCGCCAGCGTCGACATATCCAGCCAAAGCGCCACCATCGAGCGCTACTGGAGTGATGGCAGTTCCGACAGCAGCAGTGAAGTGGTGCATTTTGCCGACTACGGTGATTTCTTCTACGACCTGCAAGAGAACGAACTGGTGGTGATCGAGGATGTGCTGCACGACGCGCGCACCGCGAGCCACGCCGAGAATTTCGCCGAAAGCCAGATCCGCAGCATCGTCTGCGTGCCGCTGTTCGAGCAGGGCCGCATCTCCGCTGTACTCATGCTGCTGGAAGAACAACCGCGCAACTGGTTCGACGATGACATTTCTTTCATCCGCGAAATCGCCGACCGCGCCTGGTCCGCTGACGAACGCATGCGCGCCGAACGCGCCTTGCGCGAGAGCGAAGAACAGTTCCGCACGCTAGCCGACAACATGAGCCAGTTCGCCTGGATGGCCGATCCTGCCGGGCGCATCTACTGGTACAACAAGCGCTGGTACGACTACACCGGCACCACCGGCGAGGCCATGCGGGCCCTGGGCTGGCGCGCAGTGAACCATCCCGATCATCACGAACGGGTCAGCGCATCGATGAAGCGGGCCTTCGCCATTGGCTCGATCTGGGAGGAAACCTTCCCGCTGCGTGGCAAGGACGGCAAATACCGCTGGTTTCTTTCGCGCGCCCTGCCGATTCGCGACGATTTCGGCCAGGTTACCCACTGGTTCGGCACTAATACCGACGTTACCGCCCAAGTCGCCGCCGAAGAGGCCCTGCGCGAACTCAATGACAACCTCGAGCGACGCGTAGCGGAGCGTACCCGCGAACTGGCCGCGATCAATAGCCGGCTGCACATCGAGATGGCGGAGCGCGAGCGGGCCGAGGATGCTTTGCGCCACGCACAGAAGATGGAAGCCATCGGTCAACTCACCGGCGGCCTCGCGCACGACTTCAACAACATGCTGACCGGCGTGCTCGGCGCCCTCGATCTGATCCAGCGGCGCGTCGCCAATGGCGCCACGGGTGATCTGGATCGCTACATCGATGCGGCCACCACATCGGCCAACCGAGCTGCCGCGCTGACACATCGCCTGCTGGCATTTGCGCGTCGCCAATCACTGGATCCCAAGCCTGTCGACGTCAACCTGTTGGTGGTATCGATGGAGGATATGCTGCGCCGCACCATGGGCGAGCACATCCAGCTCGAAGTCGAGCTACAGACCGATGCCTGGGTCGCCTATACCGACGGCCATCAGCTGGAAAACGCGCTGCTCAACCTGGTGATCAATGCCAGAGACGCCATGCCCGATGGCGGACGGCTCGGCGTGCACACATGCAATGTGCGCATCCAAGAACACCAGCCGGACGCACCGGAGCCCGGGGATTACGTAGCACTCAGTGTTACCGACAATGGTTCCGGCATGTCGGCGCAGACCATTGCCAAGGCATTCGACCCGTTCTTCACCACCAAGCCTATCGGCCAGGGCACAGGCCTTGGGTTGTCGATGGTTTATGGGTTCGCCAAGCAGACCGGTGGCCACGTGCGTATAGACAGCACGCTGGGACAGGGCACGCGGGTGATCCTCTACTTACCGCGCAACCAGACCGAAAACGACGTGCAGGGCGCGCCGGAGCAGCAGACGGACGTACCCAGCGCCCAGCAAGGCGAGATCGTGCTGGTCGTGGAGGATGAAGCCGCGGTGCGCATGCTCGTGGTCGAGGTGCTGAACGAACTCGGCTATCAGGTGCTGGAAGCCTGCGATGCCAGCAGCGCCCAGCCTTACCTGCACAGCGAACAGCGTCTCGACCTGCTGGTCACCGATTTCGGCCTGCCCGGCATCAACGGACGGCAGCTGGTGGAAGGCGCGCGGCAGCATCGACCTGAGCTAAAAGTCCTGTTCATCACCGGCTATGTACCAGATGAAGAGATGCGTAACGACTTCCTCGGCCCGGGCATGGACATCCTGGCCAAGCCATTCAGCATCGACATCCTGGCTGCGCGTATTCGCAAACTCATCGACAGTACAAGCTGAGCGGCAACCGGAACTCTCGTCCGCGCATCGCACTCACAGAAGTACGACAGCACGGAGGTTCCGCTCATGCGCAAGACACTTTTGGTGGCGTTTACCCTGTCCCTGGCCCCTATCGGCAGCACCATGGCAGACGGTCTGGTACGTGACATCCTGTCGTCTGGTGCGACCACCGCCTCGACCTACATGACCTTCAAGGACAACAAGCTGGTGATCCCCGCTCGCGAAGAGGCAGGCAGCTTCGTCGCCAGCAACGGTGAAATCCGCGGTCCGTACCTGGAAGCCATGCTCAAGCAATTGCGCAGCGATCAGCCGCAGCTGCAGGCAACCGACATGGAGCTGGCAAGCGCCATTCTGGCGGCCGAGCAGTCTCGCTGAACGGCGCGTGCCGAACCATTCACCATCTACGCGAGGACAGTTCATGAAGAAGAGCGCTTCCGCCGTCTGGCAAGGCGGCCTGAAAGACGGCAAAGGCACAATCACTACCGAAAGCGGCGCGTTGAAAGACAATCCCTACGGGTTCAACACTCGCTTTGAGGACGCTTCCGGTACCAATCCCGAAGAGCTGATCGGTGCTGCTCATGCCGGTTGCTTTTCCATGGCGCTGTCCATGATGCTCGGCCAAGCCGGGCTTACAGCAGAACGTATCGACACCCGCGCCGAGGTCACGCTCGACAAGGATGGTGAAGGGTTCAGCATCACCGCGATCGACCTTACCCTCAAGGCACGGATCCCGGGCGCGGACGAGGCGCAGTTCCAGCAAATCGCCAACCAGGCGAAGGAAGGTTGCCCCGTATCGAAAGTGCTCAACGCACGCATCAGCCTGAATGCCACACTGGAAGGCTGATCCGCCTGGGCAGACGCAATAACCGGTTCAGCTGACGCAAAAAAAAACGCCACCCCGTTGCCGGAGTGGCGTTTTTGCATCCGGCCGAAATCAGCCGCGGATGTTGTAGATGTCCTTCTCGTTCAGCTCGGCGTATTCATACAACCGATTGAGATAGGCACTCTGCTGCTCCCACACCTTGGAAGCGACCGGATCGGCCTTGGCGGAGGCATCCACCACTTCAGCCGCTACCTGCTTCAGGCGCGCCAGCACTTCGTCCGGCAGACGGCGTACTTCCACGCCCTGCTCGCGCAGCTGCTCCATCGCTTCCATGTTCTTGGCGTTGTAATCGTCGAGCATGTCGCCGTTTACATCACGTGCGGCGGCACGAACGATGGCTTTCAGATCATCCGGAAGCGTATCCCAGGCCTTCAGGTTCACGTCCAGCTCGAAGGTGACGTTCGGCTCCTGCCAGCCCGGCGTGTAGTAGTACTTGGAGGCCTTGTGCAGACCCAGCGCCAGGTCGTTGTATGGGCCGATCCACTCGGTGGCGTCGATCGCGCCGGTCTGCAGGGCAGTGAAGATTTCACCGGCCGGCATGTTCACCACGGTGCCGCCCATCTTGGTCAGCACTTCGCCGCCCAGGCCGGGCGTACGCATTTTCAGGCCCTTGAAGTCGTCAACCGAGTTAATTTCCTTGTTGAACCAGCCAGCGGTCTGCACGCCGGTCGCGCCACAGGCCATCGGCAGCACGCCGTAGGGCTTGTAGACCTCTTCCCACAACTGCATACCGCCGCCACGATGCAGCCAGGCGTTCATTTCCTGGGCATTCGGGCCGAACGGAAGAGCGCAGAAGAACTGCGCAGCCGGCACCTTGCCCTTCCAGTAGTAAGGTGCGCCATGGCCCATTTCAGCGGTGCCACGCGATACCGCGTCGAATACTTCGAGCGCCGGGACCAGCTCGCCAGCGGCATAGACCTTGATCTTCAGCCGGCCACCGCTCATTTCGTTGACCAGATTGGCGAAGCGCTCGGCACCTACGCCAACGCCTGGGAAGTTCTTCGGCCAGGAGGTGACCATCTTCCAGTTGAATGTCTGCTGTTCGCTGGCCTGCTTGCTTTCGCCAGCTACCGGCTTGTCGCTCTTGTCATTGCAGCCAGCCAGAGCGGTGGCCGCCAGGCCAACGCCAGCGGCGGTGAGAATGTCACGACGTTTCATGTTGTTACTCCTTGTTATTTGTTCTTATTGCGCAACGGCAAGACCACGCTCTCTTTGCCGGACCGCCGCGCTTTTCGTTCCGTGTACGCCCAACGCCACGCTGACTGAGGGCGCATGCGGCGAAACCTGCGCCGGATACACAGACGCCGTTCCGGGCTCGACTAACATTAGAGCGTCCGGCGCCTCAAGCCTAGCGTATAAGCTAAAAGTCGTAGGCCGATTGCTGCGAAGCCCCAGTGCTGCAAGAATCGCCGCTTCCGCCAACCTTGCGTCTACTAAGAAGGACTACAAATGTCCCACAGCCCCTCGCCCCTGCTGCGCGTGGCTGGCCTAATCGATGCGTGCAACATGCGCCTCGGCCAGTTATGTGCCTGGATCACCCTGTTTCTCGTCATCGGTACTACCATCGTGGTGATACTGCGCTACGGTTTTGGCATTGGCGCAATCGCCCTGCAGGAAGCCGTGATGTACGGCCATGCGCTGGTGTTCATGGGCGCAGCCGCCTGGACCTTGCAGCGCAACGGTCATGTCCGCGTCGACATCTTCTATCAGAAATTCAGCGGCCGCCGGCAGGCGACAGTCGACGGCGTGGGCCACCTGCTGTTCCTGTTGCCCGTGTGCCTGTTTCTCGGCTGGAACAGCTGGGATTACGTCAGCAATTCCTGGTCGACGCTCGAGGGCTCGAATGAATCCGG
This region includes:
- a CDS encoding TRAP transporter small permease subunit, which produces MSHSPSPLLRVAGLIDACNMRLGQLCAWITLFLVIGTTIVVILRYGFGIGAIALQEAVMYGHALVFMGAAAWTLQRNGHVRVDIFYQKFSGRRQATVDGVGHLLFLLPVCLFLGWNSWDYVSNSWSTLEGSNESGGLKFVYLQKSIILLLVGSLALQAVSDLIKAGYRITGRLPEAEQEVKHG